In Thermotomaculum hydrothermale, a single genomic region encodes these proteins:
- a CDS encoding GTP-binding protein produces MKLITVSGPPSSGKTAVIMKVIESLKAQNKKVGVVKFDCLLTDDDLLFKKQGIPVLKGLSGALCPDHYFVSNIEKCFNWGKEEKLDILISESAGLCNRCSPHIKDITAVCVIDNLSGLNTPKKIGPMLKSADIVVITKGDIVSQAEREVFAAKVRQVNPTAKILHVNGLTGQGAYELTLLLNQSQDVETLEGKSLRFSMPSALCSYCLGETRIGEKYQVGNVRKMDV; encoded by the coding sequence ATGAAACTTATAACTGTTTCTGGACCACCTTCTTCAGGTAAAACTGCAGTAATCATGAAGGTGATAGAGTCTTTAAAGGCTCAAAATAAAAAGGTTGGTGTGGTTAAGTTTGACTGTTTGTTAACCGATGACGATTTGTTGTTCAAAAAGCAGGGGATTCCTGTTTTAAAGGGGTTATCCGGTGCTCTTTGTCCTGACCATTACTTTGTTTCAAACATAGAGAAGTGCTTTAACTGGGGAAAGGAAGAAAAACTTGATATCCTCATTTCTGAAAGTGCAGGGCTTTGCAACAGGTGTTCACCTCATATTAAAGATATTACTGCTGTTTGTGTAATAGACAATTTAAGTGGCTTAAATACCCCAAAAAAGATTGGCCCTATGCTTAAATCTGCTGATATTGTGGTAATAACCAAGGGAGACATTGTTTCCCAGGCTGAAAGGGAGGTTTTTGCGGCAAAGGTAAGGCAGGTTAATCCAACTGCAAAGATTTTACATGTAAACGGATTGACAGGGCAGGGTGCCTACGAACTTACACTTCTTTTAAACCAGAGCCAGGATGTTGAAACCCTTGAAGGAAAAAGCTTAAGGTTTTCTATGCCTTCTGCTTTATGCTCCTATTGTCTTGGAGAGACAAGAATAGGGGAAAAGTATCAGGTTGGAAATGTAAGAAAAATGGATGTGTGA
- a CDS encoding ABC transporter substrate-binding protein has translation MSGVNGSEKLTELFDKYPDLKGFFINNGFKEVDDTNFLKTTGKFLKLSSFLKLKKRDEKDFIKAINDYLNKDQVEDITLKESLKEGDFSVEGLLPCPVRIPLLEGLNRVIEQSKNKGLTVSTKLEAASTGAKWLEERFRDVKSADDLPDLFISAGFDVFFSNKGIGGIIKESGEFIDISWDKYNKSFKDYQLKDPSKIYSLIGFVPAVFLVNLEILGDLPVPESWEDLLEGDYDQMVSLPVEDFDLFNALVLGIYKLYGEGGVAKLGRLLIKAMHPSQMVKSVQRTKAHVRPAVTIMPYFFSRMMQGSKKVKVVWPKDGSIVSPIFVVAKKKLVKELKEVADYFVSKEVGEILAHKGLFPSTHPEVENILPDYAPINWIGWDFVYGNDIQGLIDNLFTVFNQNAKEIS, from the coding sequence ATGAGCGGTGTAAATGGTAGCGAAAAACTTACGGAATTATTTGACAAGTATCCTGATTTAAAGGGCTTTTTTATAAACAATGGTTTTAAAGAGGTTGATGATACTAACTTTTTAAAAACAACTGGAAAGTTTCTAAAACTTTCTTCTTTTTTAAAACTAAAAAAGAGGGATGAAAAGGATTTTATTAAAGCAATAAACGATTATTTAAATAAAGACCAGGTTGAAGATATAACTTTAAAGGAATCTTTAAAAGAAGGTGATTTTTCAGTCGAGGGGCTTCTTCCATGCCCTGTAAGAATTCCCCTTCTTGAAGGGTTAAACAGGGTAATTGAGCAAAGTAAAAATAAAGGGCTGACAGTTTCCACCAAACTTGAAGCTGCAAGCACGGGAGCAAAATGGCTTGAAGAAAGGTTTAGAGATGTAAAAAGCGCAGATGATTTGCCTGACCTTTTTATTTCAGCTGGCTTTGATGTTTTCTTTTCAAATAAAGGTATAGGTGGCATTATAAAGGAAAGCGGTGAGTTTATTGATATTTCATGGGATAAGTACAATAAATCATTTAAAGACTATCAATTGAAAGACCCTTCAAAAATATACTCCCTCATAGGTTTTGTTCCAGCGGTTTTTCTTGTAAACCTTGAGATTTTAGGAGACCTTCCTGTCCCTGAATCCTGGGAAGACTTGCTTGAGGGGGATTACGACCAGATGGTTTCCCTTCCTGTTGAAGATTTTGATTTGTTTAACGCATTGGTGCTTGGAATATACAAGCTTTACGGTGAAGGGGGTGTAGCAAAACTTGGGAGATTGCTTATAAAGGCAATGCATCCCTCTCAGATGGTTAAATCTGTGCAAAGGACAAAGGCTCATGTTAGGCCAGCAGTAACTATTATGCCTTACTTTTTCTCAAGAATGATGCAGGGTTCAAAAAAGGTTAAGGTTGTTTGGCCTAAAGACGGCTCAATAGTTTCTCCAATCTTTGTTGTTGCAAAAAAGAAGCTTGTTAAAGAGTTAAAAGAGGTTGCAGATTACTTTGTGTCAAAGGAAGTGGGGGAAATACTTGCCCATAAAGGATTATTCCCTTCAACCCATCCGGAAGTTGAAAACATACTTCCTGATTATGCGCCTATTAACTGGATAGGGTGGGATTTTGTATACGGAAATGACATTCAGGGGTTAATTGACAATTTATTTACTGTTTTTAACCAAAATGCAAAGGAGATATCATAA
- a CDS encoding HD domain-containing phosphohydrolase — protein sequence MIEKLKENEITFKKIIFQCMEKNETTRALLYVMDEGSGEFVLIAYYGYLKLNPNLKVYDFSHPIVELVRQKRTPFFINDISTEPIVEDYYRDHAIYNVQITPIYHKDKIYGFLEERNRAAKQQYDEKTLENSKKIVEEINETLLFFDKKEEKPVEKKKQTDRKEEYLKTIKEIIIRFSSFKKYIPVISDFFVSSAEVFASAVNYDIAFLSIGIGNNSINLVYSKAPISIRGKKALMSSLKDLFPYDYSKGESYSQFFYGKLRGDEIRDVPKTFYTVKIADKRTLRVHLCLLRNSSVYFDAEELVHISNYNKMLTSYFERLFRDYRCNETFIGLILNLLELSKKKSEVFERHSLNTAKYARLIAEKVSDDMDFIDSVTIAALLHDIGILLIDSNLYEKLYLTEEDVEKIRQHTLVCMKFLSKIRMPEEVKDMIKYHHERYDGFGYPEGLKGEEIPLGARVIAVAEAFETMTGEDSYKETLSLKEAIEELRKNAGDQFDPELVVALESVVKERMNKENGKDSGKK from the coding sequence GTGATAGAAAAATTAAAAGAAAATGAAATTACATTTAAAAAGATTATTTTCCAGTGTATGGAAAAAAATGAAACTACAAGGGCATTGTTGTATGTAATGGATGAGGGTAGTGGAGAGTTTGTCCTCATTGCATATTACGGTTATTTGAAATTAAATCCTAATTTAAAGGTATATGACTTTTCCCATCCGATTGTGGAATTGGTGAGACAAAAAAGAACTCCATTCTTTATAAATGACATTTCGACCGAGCCAATTGTAGAGGATTACTATAGAGATCATGCTATTTATAATGTTCAAATCACTCCAATTTACCATAAAGATAAAATCTACGGTTTTCTTGAGGAGAGAAACAGAGCGGCTAAGCAGCAATACGATGAGAAAACATTGGAAAACTCAAAGAAAATAGTTGAGGAAATTAATGAAACTCTTTTATTTTTTGATAAAAAAGAAGAAAAACCAGTAGAGAAAAAGAAACAAACAGATAGAAAAGAAGAGTATTTAAAAACTATAAAAGAGATTATAATTCGTTTCTCCTCTTTTAAAAAGTATATACCTGTAATTAGTGATTTTTTTGTTTCTTCAGCAGAGGTTTTTGCCTCTGCTGTGAATTACGACATAGCATTTTTGTCAATTGGAATAGGAAACAACAGTATAAACCTTGTTTACAGCAAAGCTCCTATAAGCATTAGAGGCAAAAAAGCCTTAATGAGTTCGTTAAAGGATTTATTTCCTTACGATTATTCAAAGGGAGAGAGTTATTCCCAATTTTTTTATGGAAAATTAAGAGGTGATGAGATAAGGGATGTTCCTAAAACCTTTTATACAGTGAAAATTGCAGATAAAAGAACTTTAAGGGTGCATCTTTGTTTGTTGAGAAACTCAAGTGTATATTTTGATGCAGAAGAACTTGTTCACATAAGCAATTACAACAAAATGCTTACCTCTTATTTTGAAAGGCTTTTCAGGGATTACAGGTGCAATGAAACATTTATAGGGCTTATTTTAAACCTTCTTGAACTTTCAAAAAAGAAGTCTGAGGTTTTTGAAAGACACTCTTTAAATACTGCAAAATATGCAAGACTAATTGCTGAAAAAGTAAGTGATGATATGGATTTTATAGATTCAGTTACAATAGCAGCATTGCTTCACGATATTGGTATTCTTCTTATTGATTCAAACCTATATGAAAAATTATATTTAACTGAAGAGGATGTTGAGAAAATAAGGCAACATACCCTTGTTTGTATGAAATTTTTAAGTAAAATAAGAATGCCTGAGGAAGTGAAGGATATGATAAAGTACCATCATGAGAGGTATGATGGTTTTGGGTATCCTGAAGGCTTAAAGGGAGAGGAAATTCCTTTAGGAGCAAGGGTTATAGCAGTTGCTGAAGCGTTTGAAACAATGACAGGGGAAGATAGTTATAAAGAAACCCTCTCCTTAAAGGAGGCAATAGAAGAGTTGAGAAAGAATGCAGGAGACCAATTTGACCCTGAACTTGTTGTTGCTCTTGAGTCAGTAGTTAAAGAAAGGATGAATAAGGAGAATGGTAAAGATTCTGGCAAAAAATAA
- a CDS encoding sensor histidine kinase — translation MRSNILSSIKTKLFVFLGFTLTFFLFLIFIYFGFIWKKLIVRNYVNAIKSTARAFAVDVKNKLILKQNKLEKSEDILAGEILAFLKDEKDALFIAVYSPSGKVLISSEKIPKIKLNEAKELSKNIKDISVRIYKNHSYGWIGECYYPIKSGEKELGILHIGMNASYLANEVKFVSKMFYISTLFILLFVILIIYIVTEKFTRSIITLSNLLEDIDVEKDRFVKFPEFKDETGLISRKLNELQNKIGKAKENVKIAERKILQAEKLASIGRLASGVAHEINNPLNGIKHCITLIKENPEDRETNKEYIDLINEGVDYISEIVKKLLEFARSSQKDTTKVLLKECLDSVLSLIDYHLNKESIEINKKIDEKEYIVSGNKVLIQEVIMNVLQNSIDALKTRENKKITLLTKEENEKIILEIKDNGRGIEKEYLTQIFDPFFTTKPVGEGTGLGLYVALGIMKTLKGDIKIESEKDKYTKVTLIFKKGDKN, via the coding sequence ATGAGAAGTAATATACTTTCAAGCATAAAAACAAAACTTTTTGTCTTCCTTGGATTTACCCTAACCTTTTTCCTTTTTTTAATCTTTATATACTTTGGTTTTATCTGGAAAAAACTCATTGTAAGAAACTATGTTAACGCTATAAAATCAACTGCAAGGGCATTTGCTGTTGATGTGAAAAATAAACTGATACTTAAACAGAACAAACTTGAAAAAAGTGAGGATATTCTTGCAGGGGAAATATTAGCTTTTTTGAAAGACGAAAAAGATGCACTCTTTATTGCTGTTTATTCTCCTTCAGGTAAAGTTTTAATCTCAAGCGAAAAAATACCTAAAATCAAATTAAATGAAGCAAAAGAATTAAGCAAAAACATTAAAGATATTTCAGTAAGAATCTATAAAAACCATTCTTATGGGTGGATAGGGGAATGTTATTATCCAATAAAATCAGGGGAAAAGGAATTAGGAATACTTCACATAGGAATGAATGCCTCTTACCTTGCAAACGAGGTAAAATTTGTCTCAAAAATGTTTTACATCTCAACATTATTTATCCTGCTTTTCGTAATCTTAATCATTTACATTGTAACTGAAAAATTTACCCGCTCTATAATTACACTTTCCAATTTGCTTGAGGATATTGATGTGGAAAAAGACAGGTTTGTGAAATTCCCTGAATTTAAAGACGAAACAGGATTAATATCCAGAAAGCTAAATGAACTTCAAAATAAGATTGGCAAAGCAAAGGAAAATGTTAAAATTGCTGAAAGAAAAATACTTCAGGCTGAAAAATTAGCAAGTATAGGAAGGCTTGCTTCTGGAGTAGCTCATGAAATTAACAATCCCTTAAATGGAATTAAACATTGTATCACCCTTATTAAAGAAAACCCTGAAGACAGAGAAACAAACAAAGAATATATTGATTTAATCAACGAAGGAGTGGATTATATCAGCGAAATTGTAAAAAAATTGCTTGAGTTTGCAAGGAGCTCTCAAAAAGATACAACAAAAGTTTTGTTAAAAGAATGCCTGGATTCAGTACTTTCCTTAATTGACTATCACCTAAACAAAGAAAGCATTGAAATAAACAAGAAAATTGACGAAAAAGAATATATTGTTTCAGGGAACAAAGTTTTAATACAGGAAGTTATAATGAATGTACTTCAAAACTCTATTGATGCCCTAAAGACAAGAGAAAACAAAAAGATTACATTATTAACAAAAGAAGAAAATGAAAAAATCATTCTTGAAATTAAAGACAATGGTAGAGGAATAGAAAAAGAATATTTAACTCAAATATTTGACCCATTTTTCACAACAAAGCCTGTAGGAGAAGGTACTGGCCTTGGATTGTATGTTGCTTTAGGAATTATGAAAACACTCAAAGGTGACATAAAAATTGAAAGTGAAAAAGATAAGTACACAAAAGTAACTTTAATATTTAAGAAAGGGGACAAGAATTGA
- a CDS encoding ParB/RepB/Spo0J family partition protein, whose translation MIQYIEKDRIVINEKFRIRSELNNSIAKSVREFGIVSPVILLNDFTLIDGFSRLNFSKEDKIPAIIEEDSKKAFLKSVELNMLVNPYSEFEKARVIKFAVEYFNFSEEFIVKKLNPVLKFAKKVSVVYDCFKIFDLDKELFSLLESKKSPISFALSLSREDKENQVFLAKVFKEKRLSFSRMQIAYDLMFYIRKRDSIDFKEIAKKCKEEDFVLCLERIRSPKYSEFKDELNEILSKYKGYLNFPKDMEAGFFSFS comes from the coding sequence ATGATTCAATATATTGAAAAAGACAGAATTGTTATAAATGAAAAATTTAGAATAAGAAGTGAGTTAAATAATTCAATTGCAAAATCTGTACGAGAATTCGGGATTGTCTCTCCTGTAATTCTTTTAAATGATTTTACGCTGATTGATGGTTTTTCAAGGTTAAATTTTTCAAAAGAGGATAAAATCCCGGCAATTATTGAAGAAGACAGTAAGAAAGCCTTTTTAAAATCAGTTGAATTGAATATGCTTGTAAATCCTTATTCTGAGTTTGAAAAGGCAAGGGTTATTAAATTTGCAGTTGAGTATTTTAATTTTTCAGAAGAGTTTATAGTTAAAAAACTCAATCCTGTTTTAAAATTTGCAAAAAAGGTTTCGGTTGTTTACGATTGTTTTAAAATTTTTGATTTAGATAAAGAGTTATTCTCATTGCTTGAAAGCAAAAAATCTCCTATATCATTTGCCCTTTCCCTTTCAAGAGAAGATAAAGAAAACCAGGTTTTTCTTGCAAAAGTCTTTAAAGAAAAAAGGTTATCATTTTCAAGAATGCAAATTGCATACGATTTAATGTTTTACATAAGAAAGAGGGATAGTATTGATTTTAAAGAAATTGCTAAAAAATGCAAAGAAGAGGATTTTGTTTTGTGCCTTGAAAGGATTCGCTCTCCAAAATACTCTGAATTTAAAGATGAATTAAATGAAATTTTATCAAAATACAAAGGCTATCTTAACTTTCCAAAGGATATGGAGGCAGGCTTTTTTTCCTTTTCTTAA
- a CDS encoding sigma-54-dependent transcriptional regulator, protein MRILIVEDDKINRIALKNALTKNGYTVDVAENGNEGGHKIQENNYHLVITDLKLPGFDGIKVLEIAKKKNKECFVIVITGYATVETAVKALKLGAYDYLIKPYPLEELMNKVKQIEEYLKIKEENEKLKREAQSLKTPDFVGESDKIKKLLNQAKIVAETDATVLIEGESGTGKEVLARTIHNFSERKDKPFVGINCSAIPDSLFESELFGYKKGAFTGAVSDKKGFFEIASGGTLFIDDIDDMPKNVQVKILRVIQEREIFPVGSEFPVKIDIRIISATKKPLGELVKKGKFREDLFYRLNVVNLKLPPLRERKEDIPLLIKHFINKYNGNETTEKIIEKHIDVLMAYNWPGNIRELENFVQRICAFPEFPYNYFEKTDENSAIFDGKIPLDEYISKREREIILNSLEKFNWNISKTAEFLKIPRTTLRSKMQKYGIKKV, encoded by the coding sequence TTGAGAATTTTAATTGTGGAAGACGATAAAATAAATAGAATTGCCCTGAAAAATGCTTTAACAAAAAACGGTTACACCGTAGATGTGGCTGAAAACGGGAATGAAGGAGGGCACAAAATTCAGGAAAACAATTACCACCTGGTAATTACAGATTTAAAACTACCTGGATTTGACGGAATAAAGGTGCTTGAAATTGCCAAAAAAAAGAATAAAGAATGCTTTGTCATTGTAATAACTGGATATGCAACTGTGGAAACAGCGGTTAAAGCTTTAAAATTAGGAGCTTACGATTATTTAATAAAACCATACCCACTTGAAGAATTAATGAACAAAGTAAAGCAGATTGAGGAGTATCTTAAAATAAAAGAAGAAAATGAAAAGTTAAAAAGAGAGGCTCAAAGTTTGAAAACTCCCGACTTTGTTGGAGAATCTGATAAAATTAAAAAATTACTTAACCAGGCAAAAATCGTTGCTGAAACTGACGCAACTGTGCTAATTGAAGGAGAAAGCGGAACAGGTAAGGAAGTGCTTGCAAGGACAATTCATAATTTTAGCGAAAGGAAAGACAAACCCTTCGTCGGAATAAACTGCTCTGCAATTCCAGATTCACTTTTTGAATCAGAGTTATTTGGTTACAAAAAGGGGGCATTTACAGGCGCCGTATCGGACAAAAAGGGGTTTTTTGAAATAGCAAGCGGGGGTACTCTGTTTATTGATGATATTGATGATATGCCTAAAAATGTTCAGGTAAAGATTTTAAGGGTAATTCAGGAGAGGGAAATTTTCCCTGTTGGCTCTGAATTCCCGGTAAAAATTGACATTAGAATTATAAGTGCAACAAAAAAACCCCTTGGGGAACTTGTTAAAAAAGGGAAATTCAGGGAAGATTTGTTTTATAGATTAAATGTTGTTAACCTGAAATTACCCCCTCTAAGGGAGAGAAAAGAGGACATCCCCTTACTTATCAAGCATTTTATAAACAAATACAATGGAAATGAAACTACAGAAAAAATCATAGAAAAACATATAGATGTTTTAATGGCATACAATTGGCCGGGAAACATAAGGGAATTGGAAAACTTTGTCCAGAGAATATGCGCTTTCCCTGAGTTTCCATATAATTACTTTGAAAAAACAGATGAAAACAGTGCTATTTTTGACGGAAAAATCCCCCTTGACGAATATATTAGCAAAAGAGAAAGGGAGATAATCTTAAATAGCCTTGAAAAATTCAACTGGAATATTTCAAAAACAGCGGAATTTTTGAAAATCCCAAGAACAACATTAAGAAGCAAAATGCAAAAATACGGGATAAAAAAAGTTTAA
- a CDS encoding ATP-binding cassette domain-containing protein — protein sequence MNVVEMKLRDIFEKQPVAKDFFDSIGIEITDDNLTLNQYIENVDEEKLEDLGLSKEFIIENFKEFLNNLQDIESNELQQVKSITIIGGYNKLGEKEDIEIEIKAGEIVSIVGPTGSGKSRLLADIEWMAQGDTPTKRHILLNGEVPDRDLRFSSEFKLVAQLSQNMNFVIDLSVREFLILHAESRYVQNKEEIVEKVIEKANHLAGESFTGDTPLTSLSGGQSRALMIADTAILSKSPIILIDEIENAGIDRKKALDLLVEEQKIVLMATHDPILALMGDKRFVISHGGIVKILETTKEERELLKKLEELDKTLLEYRNRLRLGERLS from the coding sequence ATGAATGTTGTCGAAATGAAATTAAGAGATATTTTTGAAAAACAACCTGTCGCAAAAGACTTTTTTGACTCTATAGGGATTGAAATTACAGATGATAACCTAACACTAAATCAATACATAGAAAATGTTGATGAAGAAAAGCTTGAGGATTTGGGGCTTTCAAAAGAGTTTATTATTGAGAATTTTAAGGAATTTTTAAACAACTTGCAGGATATTGAGTCAAACGAATTACAACAGGTAAAGTCTATAACCATTATTGGAGGATACAACAAATTAGGCGAAAAAGAGGATATTGAAATTGAAATAAAAGCCGGGGAGATTGTATCAATTGTTGGCCCAACAGGTTCAGGGAAGAGCAGGTTGCTTGCAGATATTGAGTGGATGGCGCAGGGAGATACCCCAACTAAAAGGCATATCCTATTAAACGGTGAGGTGCCTGACAGAGATTTGAGGTTTTCTTCAGAGTTTAAGCTTGTTGCCCAATTGTCTCAAAATATGAATTTTGTTATTGATTTAAGCGTAAGAGAGTTTTTAATTCTTCATGCTGAAAGCAGATATGTACAGAACAAGGAAGAGATTGTTGAAAAAGTTATTGAAAAGGCAAATCACCTTGCTGGAGAAAGTTTTACTGGTGACACCCCTTTAACCTCTTTAAGCGGAGGGCAGTCAAGGGCTTTAATGATTGCAGATACGGCTATTTTAAGTAAATCTCCAATAATACTTATAGATGAGATTGAGAATGCGGGAATAGACAGAAAAAAGGCTTTAGATTTGCTTGTGGAAGAGCAGAAGATTGTTTTAATGGCAACCCATGACCCTATTCTTGCATTAATGGGGGATAAAAGGTTTGTTATAAGCCATGGGGGAATTGTTAAAATCCTTGAGACAACAAAAGAGGAAAGAGAATTGCTGAAAAAATTGGAAGAGTTAGATAAAACCCTTCTTGAATATAGAAACAGGTTAAGATTAGGGGAAAGATTATCTTAA
- a CDS encoding SPL family radical SAM protein has protein sequence MIKRIFITEEAKKYPYSFEICEKAEIEPEIIPDEEYYREKIEAFLKDDIKEGKSHLVLTVFKGDFFRKCPGTRGKICCNYYVIDQTTNCPFDCSYCFLQSYLNFRAIRFAVNVEDLFSELDGILKDGRFIRIGTGELSDSLALEPITGFANKLIDFFESYPNAMLELKTKSNNVYSLPDLKERKAKVVIGWTIAPQKIIDNEEKLVASLKERLDSSRHSAHKGYLVSFHLDPIIFYPDAQSLYIEMLEDVFKIHKKLAWLSMAGFRYEPDLKWYVENRFEKSRLLDGEFVKCSDGKYRYLFPERIKFYRRLIDFVSKKSPDTPIYFCMEDKNVWELVFPQNYLSKEKMKILF, from the coding sequence ATGATTAAAAGGATTTTTATAACAGAAGAGGCGAAAAAATATCCCTATTCCTTTGAAATATGCGAAAAAGCAGAGATTGAGCCTGAAATAATACCTGACGAAGAGTATTACAGGGAAAAAATTGAGGCTTTTTTAAAGGATGACATAAAAGAGGGAAAGTCTCATCTTGTTTTAACCGTTTTCAAAGGTGATTTTTTTAGAAAGTGCCCCGGCACAAGGGGGAAAATATGCTGCAATTACTATGTAATTGACCAGACAACAAATTGCCCTTTTGACTGCTCATACTGTTTTTTGCAGAGTTATCTTAACTTCAGGGCTATAAGGTTTGCTGTAAATGTTGAAGACTTATTTTCAGAGCTTGACGGAATTTTAAAAGATGGAAGGTTTATAAGAATTGGCACTGGAGAGTTGTCGGATAGCCTTGCATTAGAACCTATAACAGGTTTTGCAAACAAATTGATTGATTTTTTTGAAAGCTATCCAAATGCAATGCTTGAATTAAAGACAAAAAGCAATAATGTTTACTCTCTTCCTGATTTAAAGGAAAGAAAGGCAAAGGTTGTAATAGGCTGGACAATTGCCCCTCAAAAAATAATTGATAATGAGGAAAAGCTTGTTGCATCCTTAAAAGAGAGACTTGATTCAAGCAGGCATTCTGCTCACAAAGGCTATCTTGTTTCATTTCACTTAGACCCGATAATCTTTTATCCAGATGCGCAAAGTTTGTATATTGAAATGCTTGAGGATGTCTTCAAAATACACAAAAAACTTGCCTGGCTTTCAATGGCAGGCTTCAGGTATGAGCCTGATTTAAAGTGGTATGTTGAAAACAGGTTTGAAAAATCTCGTTTGCTTGACGGTGAGTTTGTTAAGTGCAGCGATGGGAAATACAGGTATTTATTTCCTGAAAGGATAAAGTTTTACAGAAGATTGATTGATTTTGTCTCCAAAAAATCCCCTGATACACCTATTTATTTCTGCATGGAAGATAAAAATGTCTGGGAATTGGTTTTTCCCCAAAATTACCTTTCAAAAGAAAAGATGAAAATCCTATTTTAA
- the smpB gene encoding SsrA-binding protein SmpB has product MVKILAKNKKAYHNYFIEEKIEAGIVLTGTEVKSCREGKISFKDSYCDFDNGELYIKGLYIAPYKHASPTFNHDPERDRKLLLHKNELRRLIGKIKEKGYTIIPLAFYLKGKVIKVEIALARGKKLYDKRETERKRDLERMVRSELKKGLFK; this is encoded by the coding sequence ATGGTAAAGATTCTGGCAAAAAATAAAAAAGCCTATCATAATTACTTTATTGAGGAAAAAATTGAGGCTGGTATTGTTTTAACAGGGACTGAAGTAAAGTCATGTAGGGAAGGTAAAATTAGTTTTAAAGATTCTTACTGCGATTTTGATAACGGAGAATTGTATATTAAAGGGCTATATATTGCTCCATATAAACACGCATCTCCAACCTTTAACCATGACCCTGAAAGGGACAGGAAATTACTTCTCCACAAAAACGAGTTAAGAAGGTTAATAGGCAAAATTAAAGAAAAGGGGTACACAATTATTCCCCTTGCTTTTTATCTTAAAGGAAAGGTTATCAAGGTTGAAATTGCTCTTGCAAGGGGTAAAAAGCTTTACGATAAAAGGGAGACTGAGAGAAAGAGGGATTTAGAGAGAATGGTAAGAAGTGAGTTAAAGAAAGGGCTCTTCAAATAG